The stretch of DNA CGTTTgttttttaagttattttaagataaatgaagaattaataGGTAAAAATTTAACGGATTAGGTAGttttcacaaagaattttGGATATTCTTTGCAatcttttcaagaattttacttAAGAACGCTGAGAATCAATACGTTCATAATCAATAGGTACCTACTCACTGCCGACACTGCTATCGAAGTAATTTACCTGGCTGGACACAACGTTACCTTaacattttaatcaaaacttTCTTCgaatatgaaatttaaattttaaccgTCTTAATTTATCACCTAATTCAAAATCTAATCATTTCGGTTTTAATatctttatttcttcttttttttttcagagtaatCGTGGACTATTTCCACGGAAAAGGTCCTCTGACGGTAAATGGAATTGAATCTCTCCTCTATGTCAATACAAATGCATCCACAGAGGGAGATCCCAACATACCGGATATTGAGATGATGCAAGCCTTCACTACGGTTGCATTTGATTCAAGTCTCGCCACGAGACTCGGTCTGGGACTAACTCAGACCCTTTATAAGGATGTTTATGCACCACTTGAGAATCAACgagcttttcaatttctcccaaTGCTTCTGCATCCAAAGAGTCGGGGATTTATGCGAATTCGCTCGAGAAATCCATTTGAACATCCTGAATTTCATCCGAATTTCCTCACACACCCCCAGGACGTTGAAGCTTTCCTCAGGGCCATTAAGTTGGGAATGAGAATCACTGAGGAGGAGGAATTTAGGAAACTCGGTGTTTCACTGTACATGCCAACGATACGTGGATGCGAAGGGATGGTGAAGGGAAGTGATGACTACTGGAGGTGCTTCATAAAGTACCTTTCTTTTCCACTTCATCACCAAGTGGGAACATGCAGGATGGGTCAGGATACAGCGAGTGTTGTAGACAGCAATCTCAGGGTGCATGGATTTAAGAATCTTCGCGTAGCTGATACAAGTATCATCCCTGAAACCCCTTCGGGACACACAAATGCCTACAGCCTGGTTATTGGGGAGAAAGCATCTGATCTTATCATGGCAGCATGGCCTGCAATTGATATTCGACGTCTTAGAAGCCTCAGGACCCTCAGACGGCATAGAAGAGCGAAATTTGATTGGCAGAAAAGTGAAGAAGTCCCCGAAAGTTCATCTTCAACTGAACTTAATCCCTTTTTGGATCTCTTCAGGGATGTAGGTACGGAAGCAAATGCAAAAGCTGACACAGAACCCACAACCACCGAAGTTAgtgatttaaaattcatcctGAGGCCTGATGGTGAAGATTTGAAGGATCCGAAAAATCAACTGAAGGACACGGAggataaatcaacaaaaagcCCCGTGGAAATGATTGTGGAGAGTCAACCATCAGCTAGTGAGGATGTTCTCAAGAAAATATCTCTCCCAGAAGGTGTAAAATACGGGAAAGGGAAGGGACATCCAAGGGTGATAAGTGAGGCCCTGGATCAAGCTACACCCACGGAATTTGACGATACAGACGTACAAATTGATAATGAGACAAAAGTTGAGCATTTAAGCCCAAAACGCCCAAAACGGAGAACAAAGAGAGCCTACGAGACGCCCAATCAGgaagatttgaatgaattccggaaaattctctcaatgaCCTGGAAAGCAACCAATGATGGATTCTACAATATTTcagaattctttagaaaatttgtaGATCCCGGAAAAGATCGTGAatggtgaataaaaaaaaattgttaatagcGAAGGAAGAGctttaaatctttaattacAATGCCTCAGTAAATTACTGAGACATGCCGAATAttcaaaaaactctttataagaaaaggaagaaaagataaatttaagaaGTTAACTCACCAAAATTCTCCTTCATTCTGCGATCGTGACGCCAGAAGTTCGCGATCTCTTTCACTTAGGGCATTCCATTCCCAACTACGTTCAGACCAGGCACCTCCCCACACTCCACCCCATTCCCCACCAGCCCAGGGACTTCTCAGCCTTATGAGATTAGTATCGTGGGTTGATGTGACGGCAGGGGGTGCATCAGATGGGGTTGTTCTGATGCGCGCTAAGCCCGTAATGCAGTACGGATGTTCAGCTAGTAACCCCGAACGCCGATGTTTAGTTCCCTTGTCGGGATGTGTGATGGCCAGGAGGAGAGTTGAACGGGGAACAGCACCACCAAGAAGAGGTCCACTTGGGGGAACGCTCTGTACCACGGCgcctgtgaaaaaaaaaagatgagaatTTAGTcagaaaaggaggaaaaaaattaaagaattaattctcttCGAATTGATCTTGTCTTCATGCAAGGTTTATTTGAACAGAATAGATAGTCTTTACCTGTGAGATCTTGAATGGCTCGGCCCACATTGCCGTACTTGAGGAATGCATAACCACCGTAGAGCTTAGCATAGGCCTTCTCTAGCAGAGCTGCCCAGAATATATCTGGTTGGGAGCAATGCATATGGGCTGGACGATCTCCTCGTGTTGGAAGTCGATCATCCACGCGAACTTCAACCCATTTTCCCCATTGCCAGAAGCGGAatctgcaagaaaattaaatttataattatttttatcaatttttgattgaaTCAATAAATACGATCAGCAGTGTTTAACTGATCGGCACTAATCAGTGAACATATTTTTCAGCTTTGCCTACTTTCAGGCTTGATCAGtatttttgaatgagaaaaaaaccgttacaaattctcaaatttttctctacatttGCATGGAGATCTCTGCAAATAATCTGATTTCAGAGaaacttttccaaaaattcGCCAAACCCTCCCCCTCTCATCCTCCCCCATCATAGTGCAGTTGAGTATAATTAATCATCTCCCAGGAGAACGCCTGGAGATTGGAGATAAATAATGATGAAGCCCGGCGAGAGCGGCACAGATAAATGATTGGTCTGTCACCATGCATCTCTGCATAGGCAGCCAGCACTCTACTTCTCATAACCGCTGCACCGCCACGGATTCACAATGTGATCTTCCGTATTTGGTGGCATGGCACGATTGTCGTTTCGCACCGAAGAGCGCCAAACTAACAAGCCACCAACGGACAACTTATTAGAGAGATGGTGCGTTTACTTGAGCACCGCCAGACATCCTCCGCCACCCACACTTGCTTCGCTGATTCTTGCATCACATTCGGGAGGAGGGAAAACGTCAAGAATAGAGACGAGATAGAAAGGAGTTTAGCCAATTTAATTGCTAacaaaatgagagagagagagatatcAAAAGGGGctaaacatttaataaaaaaaatgtgactaattaataaagaaagtttcagtttaaaaattagaattttaaacattttaaataacaattcttctttcattttggAGTGTTCCGAGAAATTCTACTCTAGAGGAGATCGGTGGGAACAACATTGGTTCAATTATGGAATAAATAGATTCGAATTAATACGTTCTGTATTTTTCTGGTTTCTCATGTTCCGTGAAGATATCTTAAAATATTCACgatctaagattttttttgatttctgATGTTCCGATTAAATTTTTCGAATGTATAAGCTCTAGGAATTTTGAGGTTTCACATGTtccgtgaattttttttcaaatgttcaCAATCTGAGGATAAATTTCTCTAATATAATAGTTTCTCATGTTTTGTTAAACAATATTCGAATTCTTCGAATTACATTCTATGGATTTTTCTGGTTTCACATGTTCTGTGAAATTATGTTCGGTTTTGTATATtctaagaaatgaaaattcaattttcgaATGTTCACTatccaagaaatttttctggTTTCTCATGTTCTGCGAAAATACATTCGAATGTTCAcgatttaaagatttttctagtTTCTGATGTTCCGTGCGAGTGTTTACGCTCTACGATTTTTCTGGCTTCTCAGGTTCCACTTAACTATTTTCGGATTTGTCcattctataattttttttccagttTCTCATGTTCCGCGAAGTTTTCCGAGTTTCTCGTGTTTGCGAAACTACTTTACGTTTATGATTTCatataattagtttttattgatttttttatatttctcatcTACCAGAGAATTACACTCTGGTATCAAGCAATTTTTTATAGTTCCTTCGTGTTTCGTAGAAttattttagggatttttcacattcttatgaatttttattaattcaatgatCTTAAATGTGTTAAaacgtaatttaattttaattaaataaaaaataaaatttctcacaaaaatttgcattaaattaaatcgtAAAAATTCCGAAGAAGCTAATTGTCAAGTTAAGCCACCGAAATGGATTTTAGGTGGGAAAAGAACCATCAAAGTGCAATTAATTGAGGTATCTTGAAGTGTGAGTGGGTGGTTTGATTGGTTTTGCCATCACAATGTGAATTCACGAGGTCATTTCTTGCACACAATAAAGCTCGCTTTGCGAGGGAGTGATGATCGTGAGTTCCTCTCACTTAACTTCCTCTctatttctttatatttcttctaataagaatattttattttaatagaaGATTTTGTAGTATAGAGAAATAAATGCGGTCATAAGTAGACAATTGTCCCAACTCTGTGGCCACTCCTCGAGAGTCAGTGCATTTCTATGCGGTGTGTGCATTTAAAGACGGGCAataaaacactaaaaaaaagtgattaagAGAGTTGAGCCAATTTCGTTGAgtgtgtttgttttatttgccATAGAGCTGTAAGCATTCTAATTTCTAGATGTTAGATAATGGCGGTACAATACATAATAATTCTactaacattttttctttattccatTTTGAGAATTAAGTACCTCAATGCATTGAATTCTATGCTGTGTGTGGAACAGCTCAATTGGAGTCGCGGCTCCATCGTGGTGCAGAAGGCGCGCGCGGGAAAGACAAGGTGGTGAGCAAAAATATGATGATCATATTCAATGATGACGATTAcacacataaatttcaatttgcaatCCTTATGGTGTGCGCATACGGGAAACCGTGTGGCTCTTTCCGTGCCAATGATTATGCCATAAATACCTTGTTACCATCGTAAATAAGATCAGCTTGTATAGAGCTATAAAATACGTGGATGAAAAAAAGGCACAAGAGGAGTCCTCTTTTGCATCCCCTCCTTTATTGCATTGTTCGCGACACACCCACGAAATGGGTTTACCATACACACAGTGAATGCATTTCTTTTTGGCGCTGAGCGTgagtgaagaaattaattcaaactttACAAGGCAAAGAGACCCCAACAAAagcatttaaattcaaattactcCGCTGGCGATTCACGAAGCACCCAGAAAAAGAGCTGCGCGATCATATACAAGCACCCATATAGTTAGACCTTTCGTTAAAACCATGAATTGCTCATTGATTGAAGAGCACTTTCTTGTCACGTGTTGCATCGTTGGGGAGCTCTAAACAGGCAAATATATTGTTACCTTCTCACCACCACTATATGTACAATATTATTATGATTCCGCGGGGAcagagagaggaagaaaagcATCACGGTGACTCAGGGAAGGCATGAAAGACGAGGAAGGCTCAAACACGAAATAAGTCACAGAATTATTGTTTGTTTGGGAAACGAcaagtttttttaaaggtaaaaaaaatgaacgacCCGCATAACAATGAAAATGATCCCCCTGAAAACTATTGTCTCTCATCTGATCAACTCAGGGGATAAgcaaacaaaattaataattccttCTTATGAGGATTTATCGGAATATGTCTTTGCTAGATAGATTTGAGatgtaaattattaaaaaaaaaaaaaagattttatggacgatttttcattgcattttcacaaaataattatggaaaatgagttttattatttatcagACCTTTGaaatattgtaagaaaaagGCAAGACCCATAGGGGAAATCGGGGCAAAGATGTCActtaaaggattaaaaaaaaagctcaaaatttccTCGCTATGGAATGaaatacatttcgctttatctgtttgggaaattttgaatatttagcaCCTATATGATGCTGTCTTGTAAAAACTATCGAAAAACAGCCAAGACACAtacccaaaaatttattagacaCAATTATTATAGATTATAAACGatagttttaataaaaaattttaatttattctttttaaaaggattcagaatatttttaaacgattttgaACATTTACCTGATAAATTGTACTAGGTATACTTtgtaaactaaaaaaaatatccaagacacattcccaaaaatatttctgataaaataattaatgttgATCGTATttgctttaaaactttttcatttaatttcttaaagaaaatgattctaaatatttttcgatCAATTTTGATCACTTAATAAATCAtactaattttaaaactcCCAAAAATAGCCAAGACGTATACCAACCAAAAGTTCAGTAAGatacaatattttcaaataaaaattacgaagcattttaaagtcattgaaagcaacaaaaaatctaTGAATTAGGTACTTTTCACTGTAAAATAATTAGCCTCTGTGGTTAAGATTTGAGGAATCGTGATGTGGTGGCTTTAGAGAGCGTGACACTCACCTGAACATTCCAATGTATCCATTTGCCACGTCGAAGCTCTGATCGGATGGAGACACGCGCTCAAGGAGCTTCGGGAACTGCGATAGACACCCGATGGCAGCCAAGAGATTAGGATCCCCAGGACCGTGTGGTTCCGGAAGTTCTCTTGCCGACAAAACACATCCACTGGGAGAGACACGAAATTGCGGTCTGGCACACATATCCTGCaggtaaaaaaatcaaaaaatttatttaaaaaaaacctaaaataaaaaatgccTGATCATGCTCTCAATTAGAAGAGGAAAGATAAAATCATCCAAATTGCAAACAAAGTTGATGCGAAAACGTGAGATTTCGGAcctttaaatgataaaaagaaaatttattttattgttttgcacttCCAACGTGCAGAAATTCAATGGTTATTCAAGGAGCCAAGCACTATGAAgatgaaagtcaatcataacgcgtccagttataagagttggtgtcccacaacgtgtagaagtttgtttatgcgttgtaatgcgatttgtgagcagaattagtaggcaaagttaattttttttgtgaaattcagtaatttgatgcataaaaatgctcatatctcaggttctataacacttacagaaatttcttgactagttatggaaaggtcttaaaataagctagaatatgggataaattttgatatttttcaaggtcacctctagaacacaaaatggcggcttttgttttaccaaaacagtttttgacattttttgagcttaaggaatggttctagaggtttttgatgttctagaaagttgtagagaattgcaaaacctttaatttgataccaagacgagtaaaatcggacaagtccttcaagagatatggctcttagaacttttcaaattcaaaaatttttcaaatggccatatcttctaaacggcgacatagattttcttcattttcggactctggtgaaagatattgagtcaggctacaacatatcaaaatttaaagaaaa from Lutzomyia longipalpis isolate SR_M1_2022 chromosome 4, ASM2433408v1 encodes:
- the LOC129795950 gene encoding glucose dehydrogenase [FAD, quinone]-like, whose amino-acid sequence is MIRSRAKVLGGIFLGIFFGIIPYIRASSSLFDPSSMDLFRELIVNVSINEGSVPNINLETMFGLEFPRRKLQEAYDFIIVGGGPAGCVLANRLTADGRFSVALLEAGRPEIPFTSDIPMGAPNLQSTPFNWGYTTEPQANACWGVQGRRCRFPHGKALGGSSMMNYMIYTRGNRRDFDAWAAAGNDGWSFADLLPLFIRSENATLKDYPNSPFHGNDGEFPVEDNPFRTPIAAAFVAAAQKVGFKRIDYNSGDQIGVSYLQQNTRLGRRISASRAFLEPIKRRKNLHIFTSTPAVKLDLDRKDHVRGVYAIVGGQLRKIRAKKEVILSAGSFESPKLLILSGIGPQDELKRLQIPLVKDLPVGKLLYEHLSVFGPIFTMDPTHDGLINFDRIVSARVIVDYFHGKGPLTVNGIESLLYVNTNASTEGDPNIPDIEMMQAFTTVAFDSSLATRLGLGLTQTLYKDVYAPLENQRAFQFLPMLLHPKSRGFMRIRSRNPFEHPEFHPNFLTHPQDVEAFLRAIKLGMRITEEEEFRKLGVSLYMPTIRGCEGMVKGSDDYWRCFIKYLSFPLHHQVGTCRMGQDTASVVDSNLRVHGFKNLRVADTSIIPETPSGHTNAYSLVIGEKASDLIMAAWPAIDIRRLRSLRTLRRHRRAKFDWQKSEEVPESSSSTELNPFLDLFRDVGTEANAKADTEPTTTEVSDLKFILRPDGEDLKDPKNQLKDTEDKSTKSPVEMIVESQPSASEDVLKKISLPEGVKYGKGKGHPRVISEALDQATPTEFDDTDVQIDNETKVEHLSPKRPKRRTKRAYETPNQEDLNEFRKILSMTWKATNDGFYNISEFFRKFVDPGKDREW